The window TGGAAAAAGAAGGCTATGGCGAGTACCAGGTGCTTTTCCAGCATGCATAAGTTATAGGCCCATTTCACGCCGCAAAGCCTCCAGTCCGTGATAGTACGGAATTGGAGGCTTTGTTATTTCGTATGATTTTACAAAAACAACCCCATCCCCGGTGCATCAGCAGCTCTTCTCTCAAAACCGAATTGTTCATAAAAGTCGGCTTTACCGCTTGCGGCGGACAGCTGGATCCACCGTATACCCTTGGCTCTGCAATGACCGATTAAATGTTCCATCACAGCCTTGCCGACCCCTTGGCCATGATAACCGGGCAATACAATCACATCACAGAGGATACACTGGATCACACCATCCGAGACTATTCTGCCGGAAGCGATGAGTTTCTCCTGCTCATACACGGATACGACATACCAGCTGTTTCTAACGGCTTCCTGCAGCATATCTCTCGTCCATAGCCCTTCAGCATTCCAGCCGGTCGATTGAAACAGATTATAGTAATCATTGCTGTCCGGAAGTTCCGTCCGGAAAGAAAAAGTCACTGCGATTCCCCCACTTCTATAATACAGCGTATCAACCTTTATTCTCTGTCTCCTTCCCGGTTTCCTCTGCGGCTGGAGCATCACCATGTATTACTTCTCCGCCATCCCGGCCAGACAATTCCCGGTTCTGCTCACGATTAGCCGCCCGGATCCGCTGCAGATAACCGTCATCCCTGCGCTTCAACTTTTTCCGCAGCCACAGTACGATAACAAGAATGATACCCGCGACAATCAGGATAGGAAGTGCAGCCGCCAAGAAAACGATCAGCCACTGGAACATGACGGACAAGGCATGCAGACTGCTGGTCAGCGCATCGGAAGCCCGCGTCAGCAGCGGCCCCTGCTCTTTTTGCTGAGTATCCGCGATACTTATGTCGGTCTGATAGAGCCGCAGCTCTACAGTTGAGAACGATACATTCTGATCAATGTAACGCATTCTGCCTTTAATCTGTTCGATTTGCTCCTGAATTGCACCAAGCTGATTGGCAAAAGCAACGAGATCCGCGGATTTGGTCGCTTTTTTCA of the Paenibacillus pedocola genome contains:
- a CDS encoding GNAT family N-acetyltransferase; the encoded protein is MTFSFRTELPDSNDYYNLFQSTGWNAEGLWTRDMLQEAVRNSWYVVSVYEQEKLIASGRIVSDGVIQCILCDVIVLPGYHGQGVGKAVMEHLIGHCRAKGIRWIQLSAASGKADFYEQFGFERRAADAPGMGLFL